A window of Aeromicrobium sp. Root236 contains these coding sequences:
- a CDS encoding FKBP-type peptidyl-prolyl cis-trans isomerase, translating into MRRILLATVAATSLVLAGCGGSSDSGGGGLDDVKVSSAKTPKVTVDKGFKVTKTETRVLKKGGGEKVASGDSLKISLAGVNGTTGKQFDSTYATGKPVTFTVSDGMLPGFVKGLVGQKIGSRILVAIPPKEGFGDAGQPSYNIKKGDTMVFLFDLVAKIPDEVTGTSKKLPSDLPQLKLDANKHPVSFTKTKTMDKKKTKESTDVVIQGKGPEVKSGQTLTVQYVGQVYPTGTVFDESWSKQPTSFQIGGDGLIKCWNDTLIGQKVGSRVVIVCPADKAYGDKPPAGSKIGKGDTLIFAVDLLDAS; encoded by the coding sequence GTGCGTCGTATTCTCCTGGCAACTGTCGCTGCCACCAGCCTCGTTCTCGCTGGATGCGGCGGCAGCAGCGACTCCGGCGGGGGAGGACTCGACGACGTCAAGGTCAGCTCGGCCAAGACTCCCAAGGTCACGGTCGACAAAGGTTTCAAGGTCACCAAGACCGAGACCCGCGTCCTCAAGAAGGGCGGCGGCGAGAAGGTCGCCTCGGGCGACTCGCTCAAGATCAGCCTGGCCGGCGTCAACGGCACGACCGGCAAGCAGTTCGACAGCACGTACGCGACCGGCAAGCCCGTCACGTTCACGGTGTCCGACGGCATGCTGCCCGGATTCGTCAAGGGACTCGTCGGCCAGAAGATCGGCAGCCGCATCCTCGTCGCGATCCCGCCCAAGGAAGGCTTCGGCGACGCGGGACAGCCGTCCTACAACATCAAGAAGGGCGACACCATGGTGTTCCTCTTCGACCTCGTCGCCAAGATCCCTGACGAGGTGACCGGCACCAGCAAGAAGCTGCCCTCCGACCTTCCGCAGCTCAAGCTCGACGCCAACAAGCACCCGGTCAGCTTCACCAAGACCAAGACGATGGACAAGAAGAAGACCAAGGAGAGCACCGACGTCGTGATCCAGGGCAAAGGCCCCGAGGTCAAGTCCGGCCAGACCCTGACGGTCCAGTACGTCGGCCAGGTCTACCCGACCGGAACCGTCTTCGACGAGTCGTGGTCCAAGCAGCCCACCTCCTTCCAGATCGGCGGCGACGGCCTCATCAAGTGCTGGAACGACACGCTCATCGGCCAGAAGGTCGGCAGCCGTGTCGTCATCGTCTGCCCGGCTGACAAGGCCTACGGTGACAAGCCGCCGGCGGGCAGCAAGATCGGCAAGGGCGACACGCTGATCTTCGCGGTCGACTTGCTCGACGCTTCCTGA
- a CDS encoding YafY family protein produces MAERKTERLMNLIFALLVSRQYLTKDQIRESIADYRDSTPQAFDRKFERDKEELRELGITVEMGQNDKYFNDEPGYRIRRDEAELPDLELTREEAAVIGLATQVWEHAGLASESTTALVKLKAIGVDVDTSVLRMAEPKLSTDEPSFDSMWEAVTRRIPISFVYARPGREPMERHLQPWGIISWHDRWYVGGFDLDRDEVRIFRLSRVVGEVETIGAPGSYEVPEDVDMKDIARELFPPASDVAAVLRIRTGRGQSLRRLAEKVTPLSEDLDEVEIRYSSRWELASEVASYGPDVVVVSPPDVRDAVIERLKAAARGSLEVGA; encoded by the coding sequence ATGGCCGAACGCAAGACCGAGAGGTTGATGAACCTCATCTTCGCGTTGCTGGTCAGTCGCCAGTACCTCACGAAGGACCAGATTCGCGAGTCGATCGCCGACTACCGCGACTCGACGCCTCAGGCGTTCGACCGCAAGTTCGAGCGCGACAAGGAGGAGCTGCGCGAGCTCGGCATCACTGTCGAGATGGGCCAGAACGACAAGTACTTCAACGACGAGCCCGGCTACCGCATCCGCCGGGACGAGGCGGAGCTGCCCGATCTCGAGCTGACCCGCGAGGAGGCTGCGGTCATCGGGCTCGCGACACAGGTCTGGGAGCATGCCGGCCTGGCGAGCGAGTCGACGACGGCACTGGTCAAGCTCAAGGCCATCGGCGTCGATGTCGACACGAGCGTCCTGCGCATGGCCGAGCCCAAGCTGTCGACCGACGAGCCGTCGTTCGACAGCATGTGGGAGGCGGTGACCCGGCGCATCCCGATCTCGTTCGTCTACGCCCGTCCTGGTCGTGAGCCCATGGAGCGTCACCTGCAACCCTGGGGCATCATCTCGTGGCACGACCGCTGGTACGTCGGCGGATTCGACCTCGATCGCGACGAGGTCCGCATCTTCCGCCTGTCGCGCGTGGTCGGTGAGGTCGAGACGATCGGTGCACCGGGGTCCTACGAGGTGCCCGAGGACGTCGACATGAAGGACATCGCCCGCGAGCTGTTCCCGCCCGCCTCCGACGTCGCGGCGGTCCTGCGGATCCGCACCGGTCGCGGGCAGTCGTTGCGCCGCCTTGCCGAGAAGGTCACCCCGCTGAGCGAGGACCTCGACGAGGTGGAGATCCGCTACTCGTCGCGGTGGGAGCTCGCCTCCGAGGTGGCGTCCTACGGCCCGGACGTCGTCGTCGTGTCACCCCCGGACGTACGTGACGCCGTGATCGAGCGGCTCAAGGCTGCGGCACGGGGCAGCCTCGAGGTGGGCGCATGA